GGGGGCCTACGCGCTCCTCGACGAACATGCACCACAGGCGATCGACGCCGGGCGCTGGCAGTACGGTCTGCTGTGGTCGCGTGCCGCCTCGATCTACGCCGGCACCTCGGAGGTGCAAAGGAACATCCTCTCTCAGCGCGTGCTGGGATTGCCGCGCGGCTGAACGCCGCTCTCACCAAGCTCGACAAGGAGTCTCACCCGATGGCCGACCTCGAAGTCAAACGCGAAAACGGAATTCTCTGGCTCACGCTGAACCGTCCGGAGCAGATGGGTGCGCTGACCCCCGACATGCGCAACCAGATCCTCGAAGAACTCGCGGTCGCTCGGGGCGACGTCGAAGTGAGAGGCATCGTCATCTCGGGGAAGGGGAAGGGCTTCTGCACCGGAGCGGACCTCTCGGCGTCGCAAGGCGCGAAACCACCGACGCCGTGGGCCGGCCAGATCCGCGAGGTCATGCGCACGGGCGGGGCGCGCATGCTGCGGGCTTTGTGGGAGATCGAGAAGCCCGTGATCGCCTCCGTGAACGGAACGGCGGCAGGCCTTGGGGCGCACCTCGCTCTCGTCTGCGATCTCGTGATCGCCGCAGAGGGCGTGCGGTTCATCGAGGTGTTCGTCCGAAGAGGGATCGCACTCGATGCGATCGGGGGCTTCCTCCTGCCGCGGATCATGCCGCTGCACAAAGCGAAGGAACTCGCGTTCTTCGGGGATAGCTTCACGGCTGAAGAGGCCGTCACCCTCGGCGTGATCAACAAGGTGGTACCGGCCGAAGAGCTTCAGGCGGCGACACAGGAGTGGGCAGACCGCCTCGCCAAAGCGCCGACCTTTGCGCTGGGATGTTCGAAGCGGTTGCTCAACCGCGGGACCGAAGTTGATATGGAGACCAGCCTGGATGATGAAGCGTTGATCCAGTCGATGGTGATGGGCTCCGACGACGCGCAGGAAGGCATCGCCTCGTTCCGCGAGCGTCGCAAGCCCGAGTTCAAGGGGCGGTAGAGCGCGGACTCGGGGAAACAT
This DNA window, taken from Candidatus Binatia bacterium, encodes the following:
- a CDS encoding enoyl-CoA hydratase-related protein is translated as MADLEVKRENGILWLTLNRPEQMGALTPDMRNQILEELAVARGDVEVRGIVISGKGKGFCTGADLSASQGAKPPTPWAGQIREVMRTGGARMLRALWEIEKPVIASVNGTAAGLGAHLALVCDLVIAAEGVRFIEVFVRRGIALDAIGGFLLPRIMPLHKAKELAFFGDSFTAEEAVTLGVINKVVPAEELQAATQEWADRLAKAPTFALGCSKRLLNRGTEVDMETSLDDEALIQSMVMGSDDAQEGIASFRERRKPEFKGR